Below is a genomic region from Candidatus Zixiibacteriota bacterium.
GCGCGAGTATGAGCGCGAACACCGTGACGGGTCCAAGTCGGCGGCGCTCCAGGTCGCGGCAGGCGCTGAGGGTATAGGCAACTCCGGCAACGAAGGCGAAAGTGTAGTTTTCGATGTAGCCGGCAAAGAATTGGACGACGCCAAACGTCAAGAAGGCGGCGAGCGCAAGGAGGAATTCGCGGCGGTCGTCACTAAACGAATAGAAAAACGCGAAGAGGATCAATGATGAGAGAATGCCGGCTGCGCGGAAGGCATTGACGCCCGCCGCGGCGGTGTGTTCGAAGACACGAAAGAGCAGGTGATTCACGAGGTAGGTGAGGGGTTCGGTGGAGGACTTGACATCGCCGGCGCTGATGCGGGCGAGGATGGTCGAGCCATCGCCGAGGATATGATTTTGCGACGGCAGTAGACAGAACCCGACCAAGAGGGCGAGCGCGAAGGTAAGCGCCAGTGAGGTCAGTGCGCGCGAACTGAAACGGTCCAACACCAGGGTGAGGAGCGCGGCGGTTTTGCCGCTGACCGGTGGAAGTGCCAGGAGTACGATCACTGCGGCCAAGCTCAGGCGCAGCCAAACGGGATAGATGAGCCAGGAGGTGAACGCCCAAGTCGCCGCAGGGCTGAAGTGGGCCAGCACCAAGCCGAGCAGGGCCAAGGCGGCGAGGGTCGCAGTCAAGATCAGCGCGGAGCGCCCGGCAGCGACGGCCGGAGACGCGGGCGATACCGGATGCGCGGATTTTCCCATCAGATCACGCGGACGAAGGCGCCGGGAGGCCGGCGGTTTGAGTTCATCAGATTAGCACTGACGACAAGTTACGTATTGGCATGGCGGCGCTCAAGGGAAATCCGCGGCGGCGACAATTTGCTTTGAACATAGGCCAATATTGTATATGATGGCGAGGGGCCGCCGGTACCGGCGGACACAAACGCACTTCCGGCGGGAGACTGACAATGAACAACACGAATCAGAGCAGCGATCTCAGACAGCGGCACGCGCCGATTGCGCTTGACGGCGATGAGTTTCGCCGTCTCGGGCATCAACTGGTTGACCAAATCGCGGAGTTTTTGGACTCGCTGGCGCAGCGACGGGTGACGCCGGGAGAAGGCCCGGCGACGGTGCGGGCGGCGCTGGGCGCCGGCCCGGTGCCAGAACAGGGCGGCGACCCGCGGGCATTGCTGGCCGAAGCGAGCAGGCTGTTGATTGAGCATTCGCTGTTCAATGGCCATCCGCGATTTATGGGATATATCACCTCCTCCGCCGCGCCGTTGGGAGCCTTGGCCGACCTGTTGGCAGCGGCGGTGAATCCGAATTGCGGCGGGTGGGTACTGGCTCCGATGGCGAGCGAGATCGAAGGACAGACAATTCGCTGGATTGCCGAGATGATCGGATATCCGGCCGGCGCCGGTGGGTTGCTGGTATCGGGCGGCAATATGGCGAATTTTGTTGGCTTCCTGGCGGGACGACGCGCCAAGGCGGCGTGGCCGCTCCGCGCCGAAGGGCTGCGCGACCGGCCGCAGTTGACGGTGTACGCCTCGAAGGAGACACACACCTGGATCCAGAAAGCGGCAGATTTATTCGGGTTGGGCACGAACGCGATCCGGTGGATTGCGGTTGATGAGCAGCGACGGATGCACTTGGGCGCGCTGGAGCAGCAAATTGCTGCGGATCGCCGGGCGGGGTTGCAGCCAATCATGGTGATCGGCGCGGCCGGGAGCGTGGCGGTCGGGGCGGTCGATCCGTTGCCGCAGCTCGCGCAGTTGTGCCAGCGCGAAAGATTGTGGTTTCACGTTGACGGTGCTTATGGCGCGCCGGCGGCGATGCTCCCGGAAGCCGGCGAAGACCTGAAGGGACTGGCGTTGGCGGATTCGATCGCGCTGGACCCGCACAAGTGGCTCTATTCCCCACTGGAAGCCGGTTGCGCGCTGGTCAAAGATCCGCAAGCCTTGGTTGATACTTTCAGCTTCACACCGGATTACTACCATTTCCACGAGGGCTTTGACGAGCAACCGATTAACTACTTTGAATTTGGGCTGCAGAATTCGCGCGGGTTCCGGGCGCTGAAAGTCTGGCTGGCCATCAGGCAGGTCGGGCGCGCGGGGTATACGCAGATGATTCGCGACGATATTGCATTGGCAAGGGCGCTCTTCGAGCTGATGAAAGCGCATCCCGATTTTGAGGCAGTTACCAACAATCTCAGCATCACGACCTTTCGTTATGTTCCGGCGGACCGGCGCAGCGGCAGTATCGCTGATGAAGCTTATCTCAACGAGCTCAATCGCGCGATTCTGAATGAGTTGGAGGCCGGTGGCGACATGTTTGTCTCAAATGCGATTATCGAGGAAAAGTTTCTGCTGCGAGCTTGTATCGTGAACTTCCGAACGTCGTTGGCGGACATTGAGGCCGTGCCGGAGATTGTTGCGCGGGTGGGACGGACAATAGACACCCGACTCCGGGCGGAGCAGGCGAAGGCGGTACGAGATTAAGATGCCGGCCGGTCATCCTCGGATTGGCGGCGATATTCCGCGAGCTTAACCTCGCCAAGAGGTACCGTTCCCTTCACGCGCAGACTGTCACGCATTTCGGCGATGAAGTCGCGCTGATATTTCCAATTGATGCCGGCGACGATCAGCATCCCCAGCACGGCACCGAGGGAGGCCAGCGCCATGTCTTTGTGGGCATCCCAGATATCTCCCTGCGTGCCGAGATAGGCCATGCCCAAGTCTCCGCCGAAGACCTCTGCGACCGCCCATTCGATCAATTCGTAGAGCATCGACAGCGACATGACCAGCTCCACGGGCAGGTAATAGCTCCAAGCGCCTTGCGCCTGCACGATGCGCATGAAGACTTCGCGCACTGGATAGCAGAGCAGGAAGCCGAACAGGAAATGCACGAGACGGTCGAAGTGGTTGCGCTGAAAGCCGAACAGGTCGTTGATCGAGAAGCTGAGGGCGGCGGTCCAGCGCTCGTACGGGACATCAGCGTAAGTGTAGTGCGTGCCGACCGTGTGGAAGCACATGAAGACGAAGATCAAGACATACGAGACGTTGCTGAGGCGGAAGCGATTACGGGTGGCGATCAAGAAGCTAACCGCGAGGACGGTCAGGACGTTCTCGAGGATCCAGTCGGAGAGATTCCACGGCCGATAGGCCCAGATCACCCACCAGAGAGCGAAGACAATCAGCAGCTGGACGCGGAGCGGGATAGTCTTTGTGGACATGGCTCAACCATAATTGACCACTGGTACCGATTCAAACAAAAACTGCGAAGTGCAAAAACGCCGGCTCACAACAGTGAGCCGGCGTTGGGTTAAGCGGTTCGGGGAATCCTGCCGCGGCTACTTGCAGGCGCTGCAAGGCGCAGGACCGCCGGCGAATATGAAATTGATCAGATAGACGGCGTCCGAGATTGTGACGGAGCCGCTGCAGTCGGCGTCACCCGACATGAGCGGTTCCGGAGGTGGACCGCCGGCGAAAATGTAATTGATCAGAAAGACGACGTCAGAAATCGAGACTGATGAGCTGCCATCGGCATCGCCACAGAGGAATTCGGGGTAGGTCGGAACTCGCGAACGCAGGCCCCAAGAATCGATCGTGAAGCAAAGTCCGGAAGTCGGGACCAAAAGTAATTGCCCGGTTCCAGGACCGCCGATCGCACCGAGCGGGAAGACCACCTCGCTGTCATCGTTGTCGACCGGCACCGCTCCAAAGGGGATTTCCGCAGTTGGGCACTGGAT
It encodes:
- a CDS encoding DUF2238 domain-containing protein gives rise to the protein MSTKTIPLRVQLLIVFALWWVIWAYRPWNLSDWILENVLTVLAVSFLIATRNRFRLSNVSYVLIFVFMCFHTVGTHYTYADVPYERWTAALSFSINDLFGFQRNHFDRLVHFLFGFLLCYPVREVFMRIVQAQGAWSYYLPVELVMSLSMLYELIEWAVAEVFGGDLGMAYLGTQGDIWDAHKDMALASLGAVLGMLIVAGINWKYQRDFIAEMRDSLRVKGTVPLGEVKLAEYRRQSEDDRPAS
- a CDS encoding aminotransferase class V-fold PLP-dependent enzyme — its product is MNNTNQSSDLRQRHAPIALDGDEFRRLGHQLVDQIAEFLDSLAQRRVTPGEGPATVRAALGAGPVPEQGGDPRALLAEASRLLIEHSLFNGHPRFMGYITSSAAPLGALADLLAAAVNPNCGGWVLAPMASEIEGQTIRWIAEMIGYPAGAGGLLVSGGNMANFVGFLAGRRAKAAWPLRAEGLRDRPQLTVYASKETHTWIQKAADLFGLGTNAIRWIAVDEQRRMHLGALEQQIAADRRAGLQPIMVIGAAGSVAVGAVDPLPQLAQLCQRERLWFHVDGAYGAPAAMLPEAGEDLKGLALADSIALDPHKWLYSPLEAGCALVKDPQALVDTFSFTPDYYHFHEGFDEQPINYFEFGLQNSRGFRALKVWLAIRQVGRAGYTQMIRDDIALARALFELMKAHPDFEAVTNNLSITTFRYVPADRRSGSIADEAYLNELNRAILNELEAGGDMFVSNAIIEEKFLLRACIVNFRTSLADIEAVPEIVARVGRTIDTRLRAEQAKAVRD